The genomic region TGCTGGGACCACGcgtggggacagctggggtgACCCCCAGGGActatgggggtgacactggggtcagaggggtgctggggggtgggtAACGTGTTCTGGGGCTGCCTGCTGAACGTGTCCCTGCACTGGGTGCCCCTGGGGCCacctgtggggtttgggggccCGGTGGGGGGTGCCCATCCCAggcatggggctgggagctgcccccCAGCCTCCCCATGATGGAGACGggggggatggagctggggacaaCTGGAGAGCCTGGGGAGGGCTGAGATCAACCCATCCCATCTCCTGTCCAGCCTCCCCGCCACCTCCCACCCCTTTCTGTCCCTCCCTTGAGTGACAAGCGAGGGCACCGCGCCGCGCCGGGGCAGCAGCACCCAGCGGGTTTTGGCAGGGGGTCCCCGAGTCCCCACGGTCTCAGTCCAGCGCGGGCCGAGCCGGTGACACAGGACAAGGCGCGGGGTCGTATCCAAACGAGTTTAATGAAGAGGCCCCGGGAGCGTGCGGAGCTCCCGGCAGAGCGCGGTGGTCCCGGCGCTGCCCCTCGCGGTTTGGTGGGGGTGACGCTACGTGTAGAGGCGAACGGTGCCGTCGGCGCCCGAGGAGAAGACCCAGGGCTGGGTGGGGTGGAAGAGCACGGCCAGCACGCCCAGGTCCAGGGTCGGAGCGTGGCCCTTGAGCACCTTGACGGGCACCAGCAGCGGGTTCTGCAGCAGGTCACTGCGGAGCACGTGGTCAGCGCGGGGCTCCGGCCGCCGCTGCCCTCCCGGGGTACCCGCGGCACCCCACAACcgctgccccccaccccaaaaccctccccGGGAGAGGGGACCCGGCCCCGAGCACCTACTTGTAGACCATGCCGTGGCACACGATGACGGTGCCGTCGTCCGAGGCCGAGGCGAAGAGCGGGTAGCGCTTGTGGAAGGCCACGCTCCGCAGCGCTTTCTTGTGGTGCCTGCAGACGGCGGGCGCGGTGTCAGGGCGAGGGGTGgacgctgtccctgtccccaacccccagCCGCAGGGCCACGCCGTGTGGACCCCAAGCTCCGCTGTGAACGGCTGTATATACGGGAGGGGGCAACTGGGACAGACTGGGacctgctgggagcagctcaAAGCAGCCCAGCACCTCCTGCCACCGAGGCTTTGTCCCCGGGAGCCCTGGAGAGCTGTCACCGTTCCATGAGACACCACCATGCGGGGCAGGGACGGTGGCTCCTGGCACAGCCCCCGGGGGCTGCCGGGTCCCAGGAGAGGGAACGGCCCTGGGAAGAGGCcgcagggggtctgggggctgcgggcagggtttggggagcaggcagAGCCGGGCGCTCACCGCAGCAGCTGGTAGGGTCTGGTGGAGAGGTCCAGGTCGAACCAGGCCAGCTTGCTGTCGTAGCTGCCGCAGATGATGTTGTCACCTGCGAGAGggaactgggggttactggggtcaCCAGCGAAGCCCGGGGTGTCcgccctgcaccccagggacctggcagctgcTCGGGGACCACGCGGCGCACGTACCTCCGGGGTGAATGGCCATGCTGGACACCCACTTGCAGTTCGTCATGAGCTTCTTGGTGAGCTCCTGCTTGAGGAGGTTGTAGACGCGGACGTAGCGCTGGGTGGCCACGAAGAAGTAGGGGCGGATGGGGTGGAAGAGGACGCACTGCACCAGCCCCTTGCTCTTGCGGAAGGGGTTCTGGCTCCAGCGCTTGCTGGTCTGGTGGATGAGCACTTGCATGTTGCTGTTGTCAGACACGACGCTGGCGAAGTAGTCGCCTTTGCCGTGCCAGGTCACCTGCTTCACGGCCTGCGGAGAGCGGGGAGGGACGGCGCGGGGTCAGAGCGCGGTGGGGGGCACCGACGGCtcccgcggggccgccccggcccACCTTGCTGTGCTGGACCAGCAGCCGCACGCCTTTGCCGTGCTGCTCCGCGGTGGCCGGCACCCACTGCACCGGCTGCACTCGCTCCTCCTCCGGCGCCGCGTAGGACTCGAGCAGCTGGTCGGTGGCCCCGTAGAGCAGCTTGTCCCCGAGACAGGGGTTCACCAGCAGCACCGACTGCTCCCTGCGGGATGAGGGACGGGTcaggaatcatttgggttggaaaaacccctcaagatcattgatccaaccacaacccaccccctgtccctgccccctgtcctgagaacctcgtgtccgtctgtccagccctccagggctggtgactccagcactgccctgggcagcctgttccaatgccccacagccctttggggaagaaattgttcccacatccaacctcaacctcccctgggcaacttgaggccgtttcctctgctcctggcgcttgttcctggggagcagagcccgacccccctggctccaagctcctttcaggcagttcagagatcagaaggtctcccctcagctcctgttctccagctgaacccccagctccctcagccgctcccatcacacttgtgctccaggaacCCCCCGGGAGCCCAGCGCCACCATGGGATGGCCCCAGCACAGGGCCAGGGCCGTGGGGAGGGACACGTGGGACACCATGAGCAGCCAGGCCACCAAGGGGACAAGGGAGAGGATGTGGGCGAGCGCTGTCACAGCCCGAGCACCCCAGGGAGGATGGTGGGGACAGACGGTGGGGACGGACGGTGGGGACAGACGGTGGGGACGGACGGCTCCTCCACAGAAGACCAAGGGCCACCAAGTGCAGCGAGGGGCCGGGTGACAGCGAGCACAGGTGGCTTCGCACCCACGGTGTCACCGTCCTCGCTGCTGGAGCGCCGGGAGTTACTGAGCTCCTGAGGGGCTGGACAGGCGCTTGGGAGGAAAACCGGCGCCCGCTGCGGCTGCGGCAGCTCCGGCGGGAGGAAGGGCCGCGTGGGGACACTCACACGGCCACGGCCACCAGGCAGACGGTGGGGTTGGGGTTCCAGGCGACGCTCTTCACCACGCCGCCCACGGGCAGCGTCTTCATGCAGCGCGCGGTGCAAACCTCCCAGAACCGCACCGTGCCGTCATCCGAGCCTGCGGGGGGACAGGTGAGCAAGGGACAAGGACACTGCACCGCGAGGGTCCTTGAGCGGGGGGAGCAGCCCTGCGCCCCACAGCCCTCGGGGGGAGCACCGCAGCCATGCCCCAGCACCTGCGAGTCCGCATGGCAGCGGCTCCAGCGCCATGAGACGTGACCGGGGGCTGCTGCCTAGAGAACAGGCCCCCCCGCGCTCCCCCGGCACCGCGGCTCTGCCCGGGGTCCCCTCCCGACGCGCACGGCTCCCGCGCAGCTGCTGTGCTGGCGGGGcgcccggctcggctcggctcggcgcggcgcggcgcggcacggcgggcaggagcaggagcaggagcgggagcaggagcaggagcaggagcaggagcaggtagCCGGCAGCACGCGTGTGTCCCCGCAGGTCGGGTTATTTTTAACGCCTGATCTCAGCCACTTTCCCAGCCCGGGGCCAGGAATTCCACGTTGTGCAAGCGCCCGGCACGGCGGCCACCGGGAGCTGGCAGCCTGGAAACTGCGGCGCTATAAAAAGCACATGTGCGGCTGCGGGCTGTTAAACTGCCATCTGCTCTCCATCTCCAGCCTCCGCCGGCCGCGCGGCCTCCGCGCTCGCGCCTGCAGCCTCCGCGCTCGCGCCTCCGGCCTCACTTTCTCCACTGCTGGGCTCCTGGGTGGGGTCCCCGGAGCCGCTGGAAAAACCCACGGAGGCTCAAGGAGGCCACGCGACTTTCCACGGGCTGGGGGGACGTGGCCGGGCAGCTGCAGCACACCCAGGGCGTGAAGTAGTCGCCTTGGTCGTGCCAGGTCACgcgctggggtgacactgggaccagTCCCGGCCTAGAGGTGACACTGGGACCAGTCCcgcactgggggtgacactggaacCAGCTCCggcactgggggtgacactgggaccagtcccgcactgggggtgacactgggacccGCTCCAGCGCTGGGGCTGACACTGGGACCAGCTCCagcactgggggtgacactgggaccagtcccgcactgggggtgacactgggaccagCTCCAGCGCTGGGGCGCCTGGCGTGGGCGCGGTGCCGCGGTGGGGGTGGGAAGGCTCACCTGAGACCAGCCACTGCCCGCTGGGAGAGACGCTGAGGCACCGCACCAGGCTGCTGTGGCCGCGGTAGATCTGGGAGGGACACGGGAGGCGGGTGAGGGCCCCACACAGCCCCACGGCTCCTCTGTGGGGACGTCCCCGCACTGCCACCAACCCCCTGCGTGACCAAACCCGGGACTCTGCTCTTTTCCTGGGGCCGGTCCCCCGCTCTGCCCCTTGGTGATGGtgctgagccctgtcctgcccCACGCACCGCAGGCCCCGCTCTGCACAGAACAGCCATCGCGGGTGCggggacacagcagcacagcTTGGGGACATCCCGCGGCCACGGGTGTGCACATAACCCCCCCGGCTCCGCGCGTCCACTCACCAGCGCCTGGGTGGTCGGGAAGGGCTGCAGGTCCCGCGGCTTCGGCAGCTTGGGGATCAGGTCCTCGGGGTCCACGTTCACCTGCGGGAGGCGGGCGGTGAGCCACAACCGGGGGACGGGATCCGCAGGGACATCCCTGTCCCCGCGCGGGAGCTCTGCTGCGAGCAGGCTCGGGGACAGAGGCCCGTGGCAGCAGCTTGTGCCGCGCAGCATCGCGGTCCCCGGCTGGGTGACGCGAGGACACAGGCAGGAGCGCCCGGAGACCGGTGTGACCCGTCCCCAGGCACAGGAGGAGCCCTCACCCGCATCTTGCGCTGCCGCGGGCAGAGGTAGAGGTCCAGGCAGCGCTCGAAGCGCTCGTGGATGAAGCGCGGGTAGGCGGGCACGGCGCGCAGGCACCGGTGCTGCTGCGGCACGAAGTTCAGCTTCCGCTCGGCCGGCTCCTGCTGCTCCCACGCCAGCTTCTGCGGGACGGAGGGGACAGACCCCGGTCAGCCCGCCTCACACATCCCCCAAGCCCAGTAAGAACCATCCTGGCGCTGGTTTCTCAGCCTGCTCCGGGAGGCACCGCGCTCCACCCCGGCATCCCCGTCTGCCCGGGGGTTCTGCTGCCTGTTTTTCCTCCTCGAGCCCCTGCTCTGGGCTGAACGTGGCTCTGGACGCAGTGTGCCAGGAGAAGCCCCACACCAGGACGCCCTCAGCTTGGAGGCTGTACCCCAGTGTCATGGGGGGGAGGTGACCCCACTTCTGTTTGGCTCCAGGTGCCGAGGAACCTTTGCTTTACTTCTCATTGCAAGGCTCTGACTCACCTCCATGCTACGTGGTCTCTACGGTGCCCTTCCGAGCAACAGCCCTTTCCAGATCCCTCCCCAGCACAGATCCCCTCGGGTCCCCACAACCcccaggtccccgtgtcccccgtgtcccccacaccTCCTCCTCACTGAGCAGGTACTCGGGGGGCGGGTTGTAGGACTCCTCGTGCCCAGGCAGCTTCATCTTGGGGGCCGGGACGTGCATCTTGTGGCGGCCCAGGATGGAGTTGGGATCCTCGTGGGCCCAGAGGTCGTAGTAGGTGGGTGTATCATCCTTGGGCTTGCGGGGCTTGATCCAGCCCATCTTGATGGCGTGGACCAGCTTGGAGACCTGCGGGGCGAGGAGAGGCTGGGGCAGGAGCCGCAGGGCTCCATGCGGATggggagcagcagggtgggacgtGGGGATGGAACCGAAAGCCGCCGAGCGCAGCTttgctgccctgggagctgcgcaAGCCCAGGGGACTTGGCCCAGGTTTGCGTGTGGACACGAAGCAACGAAGTGGGGTTGGGTGCTCACAGCCGGGACAGCTGGACAGGAGAAGAGTCACCAACCTTCAGCTGGGCTTTGTGCACACAGCCCCTGCCAGGAGCTGTCGGAccctcaccttctccttctcGATGAGGGAGGGGATGAAGCTCCGCTTGTCCGCTGGCCGATTCGTCACCGGGTGGATCATCACCTCGTGGGTGAAGAAGTCAACGGCCGGCTGGGGAAGACACAGACGTGTGTGGCAGCGGCTCCGTCCTCGGGCCACCCAGCGCTCGGAGCAAGCGCAGGGGTGCACCGAGACCCTACCTCGTAGGGGTCGAAGTGGACGTCCCCAAACTGCCCTCTCTGGAGCCgatgcaccagctccacctgctcgtCTGTCAGCTTGATGTCTGCGCCCGTCATCTTGTCCTGGACCGTTCGCCTGCGGGGAAATGAAGGGGACAGGGCTAGGGTTGGATGGCAGCGTCTGTCCCCAGTGCTGGGACAAGCGTGGGAGCCCTGGGCTCCAAAACCACACGTCAGGAGTCACACCGGGACACCTCGGGGTCTCCAGCCTCAATTCTACAGCCCGGGGCTCCCAACGCCATACATCAGAAGTCACACATGGAGACCTTGGGGTCTCCAGCCTCAATTCTACAGCCCTGGACTCCCAAAACCACACGTCAGAAGTCACACATGGAGACCTTGGGGTCTCCAGCCTCAATTCTACAGCCCTGGGCTCCCAAAACCACACGTCAGGAGCCACACCGGGGGATCTTGGGGTCTCCAGCCTCAATTCTACAGCCCTGGGCTCCCAAAACCACACGTCAGGAGTCACACCGGGGGATCTCGGGGTCTCCAGCCTCAATTCTACAGCCCAGGGCTCCCAAAACCACACGTCAGGAGTCACACCGGGAGACCTCAGGGTCTCCAGCCTCAATTCTACAGCCCAGGGCAGTCGGGGTGTTTCACGGCTTGTGTGCACGTGTGCGGCCACGTCAAACTGCGCTCACCAGTACTCGGGGTTCTCCATCTTCTCCAGGAACATGTCCAGCTCGTCCTTGTTCCGGATGGGCTTGTAGATCTTCTTGCCGTCCAGGTTGTAGCCGATGTGGGGGAAGTCCTGGTACCACTCCATGGGGATGTTGCCCACCGTGTTGCGAATGTCCtggaggggacagagggaggAGGAGTGAGGGGATAGCAGGGGACACCGCGCCAAGCCTGTGGTTTGCAGTGAGGATGGCCCAAGCCCTCCAGGGTGGCACGGCACCGGAGAGGGGTGCACCAAGCTGGGGGAGGCCGGGAGGGCAGCAACCGAACCCCAAAGCTGGGGTGAGGGTGCGTTTTGATGGGGGATGAGGCAGAGGAGGGAGCATCGAGGCGAGCGGCGCCCGGGCTCACGTCCCGCAGCGGGACGGGTTTAGCGGCCCCTCCACGGCcgggcgagcggggccgccggAGCGGGGCCGTGGCTGCGGGCGGCCCAGCACATTCCTGCGGCCGGCCCGCGGACAGCATCACAGTTTCCGCCCGCCGCCTGCCAGCGCTGCTCCCCTGCACGCACGcaccgcgccgcccgccgcctctcctgctgtctgtcctgctgtctgtcccaccgccgcctgtcctgctgtctgtcctgctgtctgtcctgctgtctgtcccaccgccgcctgtcctgctgtctgtcccactgccgcctgtcctgctgtctgtcctgctgcctgTCCCGCCACCTGTCCTGCTGCCTGTCCTGATGTCTGTCCCGCCgcctgtcctgctgtctgtcccaccgccgcctgtcctgctgtctgtcccaccgctgcctgtcctgctgtctgtcccacTGCCTGTCCCGCCacctgtcctgctgtctgtcccaccgccacctgtcctgctgtctgtcccGCCGTCTGTCCTGTTGTCTGTCCCGCCGCCGTCTGTCCTGGTGTCTGTCCCGCCgcctgtcctgctgtctgtcccGCTGCCGCCTGTCCTGCTGTCCCGCCACCGCCTGTCCCACTGACTGTCCCGCTGCCTATCCTGCTGTCTGTCCCACCGCCgcctgtcctgctgtctgtcccaccgccacctgtcctgctgtctgtcccGTTGCCTGTCCcgctgcctgtcctgctgtctgtcctgccacctgtcctgctgtctgtcccGCTGCCTTTGCCCTCCCCTTGGCTCAGTGGCCACAGGTGACACAGCGGTGGGACAGGAGcagccccggtgtccccaggtgctGGCGGAGGGGACCAGCACACCACGGGCAGGTTTTGGAGACACCACCGGGCTCCACGTCTCGTCCCCAGCGCTGGCAGGGAGTGTGGGGACAGCTGCTCCGGTCCCATCCCCGCTTGCATGGGACACGCCAGGGACACGAGCTGGCCTGACCTGCTGCGGTCCCTGGACCAACAGGGAACGCCGGAGCTGGTTCGCTTCACGAGAGGTCGGGTCAGGAGGCAGCCCTTGGGGGGCTCGGATTCCCTGGCTCCATCCCCCCGCAGGACCCGCTGTCCCAGCACAGGGCTCGGACACCAGGAGAGCCCCTGGAGCTCAGCCAGGAAATCAGGGGGTCCTGCCCAGCCCCCAGGGACCCTCCGGTCTCTCGCGCTGCCCCCGCGTTGCAGAACACAGAGACCCCATCCCCAGCCACAGCCGCAGAGGGACAACGGTGTGCGGGTGACCTGTGCCCCGCACACCCCGCAGTCAGGGGTCACCCTCACCCCGTGGCACCGTCTGGTCCCCATCAACACCCACAAACAGCACAgacccccctggggaccagtggaGCCAGAGGGAGCCCCACGGCCATGCCGGACCCCCCGTCACCCCCAAGCAGGGTCAGCGCAGGACAAACACAGCCCCTGGGGACCGGGGCAGGAATGTCCCCCTCGGCTTCAGCGAGGACGCTGTCACCGTGTTTGGTTGGTGACTGCATCCTGCTGGGGCACGGTTGAGACCCTGTGGGCTTCCCCGACCACCCGGGACCCTGGGGGCTTCCCAGACCATCTGGGACCCCGGGGGCTTCCCGGACCACCCAGGACCCCAGGGGCTTCCCCAACCAGCTGAGACCCCATGGGCTTCCCAGACCACCCGGGACCCTGGGGGCTTCCCGGACCATCTAGGACCCCTGGGGTTTCCCGGACCATCTGGGACCCCGGGGGCTTCCCGGACCAACCAGGACCCCAGGAGCTTCCCAGACCACCCAGGACCCCAGGGGCTTCCCCAACCGGCTGAGACTCCATGGGCTTCCCAGACCACCCCGGACCCTGGGGGCTTCCCAGACCATGTAGGACCCCTGGGGTTCCCCGGACCACCTGGGACCCTGGGGGCTTCCCGGACCACCTAGGACCCTGGGGGCTTCCCCAACCACCCAGGACTGACCCAACACGGTGCCAGCACCTGCAGGCTGAGCTCCTGGGGCCGCTGCCGTTTGCAGCACGCAGACAGACAGACGTGCAGACAGACAGCAGCCGCTGGGCTGTCGGCTCGGGAAGCCTCATCCCGcggctggcagcagcacagccgtcACCTGCGAGGTCTCCGGGAGCCCGGCGCAGGCGGCTCTGCTGTCAGCCGTCCCTGGGTGCCATGCTCTGGCACAGCCCCGGGGATGCCGCTGGCCACGGGTGGCTGTGTCACCCGCGCGGTGACAGCGGTGCTGGGGCAcaggagctggcagcagctgcaccccgcCATGAGGGTGATTCCTGCACAAGGCGGCGGGCATggggtccccgaggggctgccagGCAGAGTCCCCACAGCACggggacagctctgtcccactgtcccctccTGGAGCTCATAGCGGGCTCCGGCTCTCAGCACCGAGTGTGACACCGACACTCccagcagcacaaagcagagGGGTACGGCCGTCTGTCCGGCTGCAGGCGCTGTGTTTCTAGCAGCACTTGCTCCGGAGCGCGGTGCTGATGTGCTCACACCTCCGCACGGCTCGGTCGCAGGGGTCCGCGCCGGCGCGGCCAGCGGTGCCAGGATCTGGCAGAGCGGGAGTTTGGAGGTGACACAGGTGGCGCTGAGCTGGGAGGGACACAGGGAGGGTCAGGGCAGTCCTGCCCTGTCCCTCGgtgctgtgaggtgccagagcctggaccaggctgcccggggaggctgCGGAGCCTCCTGCTCTGGACACACAGCCCCTTCCGACCCGACCGCGCTGTGGttggggatgcaggcagagcgAGATGGGCAGCACGGATGCTGGGTGATGCCACAGGGATGCAAACCTTCTGCGTGTGGTTTTGTGGCCGAGGGGTCGGAGCAGCTCCGCTTTCTCTGCCCGTTCCCCCGTGCGATGCTCTCCTGGCCCTGCTCTGCATGCAGAGGGAGCCGCTCACACGGGGCTGGCTCTGCAGTGCAGGGATCGCAGCTCAGACGCCAGCACTGGGGACACAAACAAGCGCTGCCCGGAGCCCAGAGCCTGGAGCCCAGACTGGGCGTCTCTTCCCGAAGGCCGCGGGGCCGTGCCAGGAGCTGCGTGCTCCGCAGGAATCCCTGGGCAAGGCTCTCGCCAGGAGTGCAGAATGGAGCCCAGCAGGCCTGGAACGCCCTCCTCCAATGCAAACCCTGGCGTCCCGTGGTGGCCGTGGGGGTGCACAGCCCGGCTGTGCGctggaggggtcctggggacaccctgtccCATGCTAGGGGGTCGTGGGGATACCCTGCCCCACGCTAGGGGTTCCTGGGGATACCCTGTCCCATGCTAGGGGGT from Patagioenas fasciata isolate bPatFas1 chromosome 2, bPatFas1.hap1, whole genome shotgun sequence harbors:
- the BOP1 gene encoding ribosome biogenesis protein BOP1, giving the protein MEQARPGGESAEELTDSEESAYSGLEDSGSDSSSAGEEQDWDSELEDEPGGGSHPRTHAEGAPRKSKTLEDDSSLKDDEDLLAQNEYEEDSSDEEDIRNTVGNIPMEWYQDFPHIGYNLDGKKIYKPIRNKDELDMFLEKMENPEYWRTVQDKMTGADIKLTDEQVELVHRLQRGQFGDVHFDPYEPAVDFFTHEVMIHPVTNRPADKRSFIPSLIEKEKVSKLVHAIKMGWIKPRKPKDDTPTYYDLWAHEDPNSILGRHKMHVPAPKMKLPGHEESYNPPPEYLLSEEEKLAWEQQEPAERKLNFVPQQHRCLRAVPAYPRFIHERFERCLDLYLCPRQRKMRVNVDPEDLIPKLPKPRDLQPFPTTQALIYRGHSSLVRCLSVSPSGQWLVSGSDDGTVRFWEVCTARCMKTLPVGGVVKSVAWNPNPTVCLVAVAVEQSVLLVNPCLGDKLLYGATDQLLESYAAPEEERVQPVQWVPATAEQHGKGVRLLVQHSKAVKQVTWHGKGDYFASVVSDNSNMQVLIHQTSKRWSQNPFRKSKGLVQCVLFHPIRPYFFVATQRYVRVYNLLKQELTKKLMTNCKWVSSMAIHPGGDNIICGSYDSKLAWFDLDLSTRPYQLLRHHKKALRSVAFHKRYPLFASASDDGTVIVCHGMVYNDLLQNPLLVPVKVLKGHAPTLDLGVLAVLFHPTQPWVFSSGADGTVRLYT